TCCAGGTCTGTAATATCCACATCCCTGTCCGTTGTCAGAATATCTCTGGCCTCATCCTCAAGGGTTCTGTAAAGGGTATGGCCCAGCTGCCCCTCTGCTCCGGTAATCCATATACGATCATTTTCTAACATCGCCACCGCTCCTTTTCGCAATTTTATTTTGGGTTTCCTAACTGTAAATTTCCACCAGACGTTTCAAAAGTGCGACCACTTTTTCCATGGACTGTACCGGAATGTACTCAAAACGCCCGTGAAAATTGTGTCCGCCTGTGCAGATATTCGGGCACGGCAGTCCCATATAGGAGAGACGCGCGCCGTCGGTGCCGCCTCTGATGGCCGTCACTTTAGGTTTTATACCCACATCCTCCATGGCTTTCTCAACATTATGAACCAAATGGATATGGGGTTCAATTTTTTCCTTCATGTTATAATAGGAGTCGGAAAGAAGGTACTCAAAGCTTCCCACGCCATACAGTTCATTGAGATAATCACAGATTTTCACAGCCCGTTCCTTGCGCTTCTCAAATTTTTGCCGGTCGTGGTCACGGATAATATAGGTCATCTCAGCCTTTTCCACACTTCCCTCAAACTGGTCCAGGTGATAAAAACCCTCATAGCCCTCTGTGTGCTCAGGTGTCTCACAGGCTGGCAGCATTTTCTGAAATTCCATTCCCATGAGCAGTGCGTTTTTCATTTTGTTTTTAGCGCTTCCGGGATGGGTGCTGACCCCGTTAACTGTCAACCGCAAACTGGCCGCGTTAAAGTTCTCATATTCCAGCTCACCCAGCTCGCCGCCGTCCACGGTGTACGCAAAGTCTGCGCCAAAGCCCTCCACATCAAAGTAATCAACGCCCCGGCCGACCTCCTCGTCCGGCGTAAAGGCAATTTTTATGGCCCCGTGGGGCACTGTGTGGTGCACGAGGTAGTCGCAGA
This portion of the Eubacterium sp. 1001713B170207_170306_E7 genome encodes:
- the pepT gene encoding peptidase T codes for the protein MNTVTDRFLKYVQVDTESVPDADSFPSSEKQKNLAAVLVEELKEMGVEDARMDRYGYVYAAIPATTDQELPAIGLIAHMDTSSAVSGKNVRPRIVENYDGGDILLNEAQNIVLKTEDYPEILSYKGQDIIVTDGTTLLGADDKAGVAEIMTLCDYLVHHTVPHGAIKIAFTPDEEVGRGVDYFDVEGFGADFAYTVDGGELGELEYENFNAASLRLTVNGVSTHPGSAKNKMKNALLMGMEFQKMLPACETPEHTEGYEGFYHLDQFEGSVEKAEMTYIIRDHDRQKFEKRKERAVKICDYLNELYGVGSFEYLLSDSYYNMKEKIEPHIHLVHNVEKAMEDVGIKPKVTAIRGGTDGARLSYMGLPCPNICTGGHNFHGRFEYIPVQSMEKVVALLKRLVEIYS